A portion of the Polaribacter cellanae genome contains these proteins:
- a CDS encoding DM13 domain-containing protein yields the protein MKTTLLSLFFSLIFSQVNGQCSKNATNFGNNTSTNSYNISGDVSVTLNSNNTVAINFGSNFSTASGPDVRLYLIKSEGKSISELKSINPENVQNISFGLIGFSGAQSFTKIIPNGVDISEYDTVFFFCLQFTAFWDLGKITPFSSANCSVLSAESTILNKVKIYPNPAKKEIQIGNIEANSAEIRIFNVLGKKVFYQQKNTGKTLDISFLQSGIYMVKVSVENASKTQKLVIQ from the coding sequence ATGAAAACAACACTACTTTCACTATTTTTTTCACTTATTTTTTCGCAAGTAAATGGGCAGTGTTCCAAAAACGCAACTAACTTTGGTAATAACACCTCAACAAATTCTTACAACATTTCTGGAGATGTTTCTGTTACTTTAAATTCAAATAATACAGTTGCTATTAACTTTGGCAGTAATTTTAGCACAGCTTCTGGCCCAGATGTAAGGTTATATTTAATAAAATCTGAAGGCAAATCTATTTCTGAATTAAAAAGTATCAATCCAGAAAATGTACAAAATATTTCTTTTGGTTTAATCGGTTTTTCTGGAGCTCAAAGTTTTACAAAAATAATTCCTAACGGAGTTGATATTTCTGAATATGATACTGTTTTCTTTTTCTGTCTTCAGTTTACTGCTTTTTGGGATTTAGGAAAAATAACTCCATTTAGCAGTGCAAATTGTTCTGTATTGTCTGCGGAAAGTACTATTTTAAATAAAGTAAAAATCTATCCAAATCCTGCAAAAAAAGAAATTCAGATTGGAAATATAGAGGCAAATTCTGCAGAAATTCGTATTTTTAATGTTTTAGGAAAAAAAGTTTTCTATCAACAAAAAAACACAGGAAAAACTTTAGATATTTCTTTCTTACAATCAGGAATTTATATGGTTAAAGTTTCTGTTGAAAATGCATCTAAAACTCAAAAATTAGTGATTCAGTAA
- a CDS encoding metallophosphoesterase family protein, whose protein sequence is MRTFAIGDIHGGLRALLQVLNKIEVTDKDTLIFVGDYVDGWSESAQVIEFLLSLSEKINCIFIKGNHDVWCENWLREEDVNPTWYMHGGKETIDSYDGFSMEEKKQHLLFFENMPLYHLDEQNRLFLHAGYTSMYGVEKEIFKENFYFDRTLWEMALVANHKIDEDSPFYPKRIQHYKEIFIGHTPTTNFGKTKPINALNIWNIDTGAAFKGKITAMNIDTKEFVQSDNLPDLYPNEKGRNK, encoded by the coding sequence ATGAGAACATTTGCAATTGGCGATATTCATGGGGGTTTAAGAGCCTTGCTTCAAGTTTTAAATAAAATTGAAGTAACAGATAAAGATACCTTAATTTTTGTGGGTGATTATGTAGATGGTTGGAGCGAATCTGCGCAAGTTATTGAGTTTTTATTGAGCTTATCAGAAAAAATAAACTGTATTTTTATCAAAGGAAATCACGATGTTTGGTGTGAGAATTGGCTCAGAGAAGAAGATGTAAACCCCACTTGGTATATGCATGGAGGAAAAGAAACGATTGATAGTTACGATGGTTTTTCTATGGAAGAAAAAAAGCAACATTTACTCTTTTTCGAGAATATGCCTTTGTATCATTTAGATGAACAAAACCGATTGTTTCTGCATGCAGGTTATACATCTATGTATGGAGTTGAAAAAGAAATTTTTAAGGAGAATTTTTATTTCGATAGAACTTTATGGGAAATGGCTCTAGTTGCGAACCATAAAATAGATGAAGATTCTCCATTTTATCCAAAAAGAATTCAACATTATAAAGAAATATTTATTGGACACACACCAACCACAAATTTTGGTAAAACCAAACCCATAAATGCATTAAATATTTGGAATATCGATACTGGTGCCGCTTTTAAAGGGAAAATTACTGCAATGAATATCGATACCAAAGAATTTGTACAAAGCGATAATTTACCAGATTTGTATCCTAATGAAAAAGGGAGGAATAAGTAA
- a CDS encoding TIGR04282 family arsenosugar biosynthesis glycosyltransferase gives MNKNLLLIFTRNPELGKAKTRLAKKVGDETALEIYKFLLERTRNISSEVKTADKAVYYSVKIRENDIWNPDIYQKHQQFGEDLGVRMKNAFKNGFDAGYKKVLIIGSDLYDLSSKNIEIAFNELDTNDVVIGPAEDGGYYLLGMNSLEENVFKNKKWGTETVRKDTLTDLKDKKVKLLEFKNDIDVYEDIENIPEIMNTFINSK, from the coding sequence ATGAATAAAAACCTACTATTAATCTTTACAAGAAACCCAGAATTAGGGAAAGCAAAAACACGTTTGGCAAAAAAAGTTGGAGACGAAACTGCTTTAGAAATTTATAAATTTTTATTAGAAAGAACCAGAAATATTTCTTCGGAAGTAAAAACTGCAGATAAAGCTGTTTACTATTCTGTAAAAATTCGAGAAAATGATATTTGGAATCCTGATATTTATCAAAAACACCAACAATTTGGGGAAGATTTAGGTGTTCGAATGAAAAACGCTTTTAAAAACGGATTTGATGCTGGTTACAAAAAAGTGCTAATTATTGGGAGTGATTTATACGATTTATCATCAAAAAATATAGAAATAGCTTTTAATGAATTAGATACTAACGATGTGGTTATTGGCCCTGCAGAAGATGGTGGTTACTATTTATTGGGTATGAATTCTTTGGAAGAAAACGTCTTCAAAAATAAAAAATGGGGCACAGAAACTGTTAGAAAAGATACTTTAACAGATTTAAAAGATAAAAAAGTGAAATTATTGGAGTTTAAAAACGACATAGATGTATATGAGGATATTGAAAACATCCCAGAAATTATGAATACGTTTATCAACTCTAAATAA
- a CDS encoding rhodanese-like domain-containing protein produces MKKILILFLVVTSTVSAQKKLDKLLNKWNKRNVPYMSVETLALPKTKAILLDAREEKEFNVSHLKDAIRVGYNDFSLKETLPKLPKDKDAKIVVYCSLGIRSETVAHKLIKEGYTNVYNLYGGIFEWKNANFQVVDTLGKPTEKVHAFSKNWSKWLKKGEKVYE; encoded by the coding sequence ATGAAAAAAATACTCATTCTTTTTTTAGTAGTTACCTCCACTGTTTCTGCACAAAAAAAATTAGATAAATTATTGAATAAATGGAACAAAAGAAATGTTCCTTATATGTCTGTAGAAACGTTGGCTTTACCAAAAACAAAAGCTATTTTATTAGATGCAAGAGAAGAAAAAGAGTTTAACGTTAGTCATTTAAAAGACGCAATTCGTGTTGGTTATAACGATTTTAGTCTAAAAGAAACCTTACCCAAATTACCAAAAGACAAAGATGCTAAAATAGTAGTGTATTGTTCTTTAGGAATTCGCTCGGAAACTGTTGCGCATAAATTAATTAAAGAAGGTTATACCAACGTTTACAATTTATATGGTGGAATTTTTGAATGGAAAAACGCCAATTTTCAAGTCGTAGATACTTTAGGAAAGCCCACTGAAAAAGTACATGCTTTTAGTAAGAATTGGAGTAAATGGCTTAAAAAAGGCGAGAAGGTTTATGAATAA
- a CDS encoding POTRA domain-containing protein encodes MITFLLLASYINSQENNITKIKIEGNKKLKTSYILSVLSTKKNKPLDSLKIEEDIIFLKRLPAISNVSYKVNKIKKHTYKVLFLVEENFTIIPDVNFWTTTNKQFAFKVGLYDYNFLGKNITFGGFYQNNRFNSYGILFRAPNLFSKNWGLSVNHQNWKSEEPLYFNNSFANYLYNNVSFEVLGLHQFNLKNRIDFGINFFKEEYTYLTGATAPSVPQQLKLNKTLFKFTYIFDGLNYSYQYVKGFKNVLNAQYVITENDFQNKFLIFWNDFFYFRRIWTKGNWANRIRFGLSTNENSPFAPFALDNNVNIRGVGFLVDRGTGVATLNSEYRHTIYDKGWLAVQTNIFVDAGSWRNPAGELDDFIKEENIRVYSGFGLRFISKKIYNATFRIDYGFKVYDGKSNSKGGLVFGIGQYF; translated from the coding sequence TTGATTACTTTTTTGCTTTTAGCAAGCTATATAAACTCACAAGAAAATAACATAACAAAAATTAAAATTGAAGGAAATAAAAAATTAAAAACTTCTTATATTTTAAGTGTTCTTTCAACAAAAAAAAATAAACCCTTAGATTCTTTAAAAATTGAAGAAGATATTATTTTTCTAAAAAGATTGCCTGCAATTAGCAATGTTTCTTACAAAGTAAATAAAATTAAAAAGCATACTTATAAAGTTTTATTTCTTGTGGAAGAAAATTTTACCATAATTCCTGATGTTAATTTTTGGACTACAACCAACAAACAGTTTGCTTTTAAAGTAGGTTTATACGACTATAATTTTTTAGGAAAAAACATCACATTTGGCGGATTTTATCAAAATAATCGATTTAATTCTTATGGAATTCTTTTTAGAGCACCGAATTTATTTTCGAAAAACTGGGGTTTATCTGTAAATCATCAAAATTGGAAAAGTGAAGAGCCTTTATATTTTAATAATTCTTTCGCAAATTATCTATATAATAATGTTTCTTTTGAAGTTTTAGGATTGCATCAATTTAACTTAAAAAATCGTATTGATTTTGGAATCAATTTTTTCAAAGAAGAATACACCTACTTAACTGGAGCAACAGCTCCTTCAGTGCCTCAACAATTAAAATTGAATAAGACATTGTTTAAATTTACCTATATTTTTGATGGATTGAATTATTCGTACCAATATGTAAAAGGATTTAAAAATGTTTTAAATGCACAATATGTGATAACAGAAAACGATTTTCAAAATAAATTTTTAATTTTTTGGAACGATTTCTTTTATTTTAGAAGAATATGGACAAAAGGAAATTGGGCGAACAGAATACGTTTTGGGCTTTCTACGAACGAAAATTCGCCATTTGCGCCATTTGCTTTAGATAATAATGTAAACATTAGAGGTGTTGGTTTTTTAGTGGATAGAGGAACAGGGGTTGCTACCTTAAATTCGGAATATAGACATACAATTTACGACAAAGGTTGGTTGGCAGTTCAAACCAATATTTTTGTAGATGCTGGTTCGTGGAGAAATCCTGCAGGAGAATTAGATGACTTTATAAAAGAAGAGAATATAAGAGTTTACAGTGGATTTGGACTTCGATTTATCAGCAAAAAAATTTATAATGCCACCTTTAGAATTGATTATGGTTTTAAAGTTTATGATGGTAAAAGCAATTCTAAAGGTGGTTTGGTTTTTGGAATTGGGCAGTATTTTTAG
- a CDS encoding pyruvate carboxylase: MKIKKVLVANRGEIAIRIFRACTEISLKTVGIYTFEDRYSLHRYKADESYQIGEDNEPLKPYLNSDEIIRVALECGADAIHPGYGFLSENAEFARKCNENNIIFVGPKVSVLKSLGDKITAKKVALDNNIPIINSNKKVLDSIETALSEAKVIGYPVMLKAASGGGGRGMRVIRGPEELQSAFNESKREALNAFGDDTVFLEKFVENPKHIEIQIVADNFGNIVHLFERDCSVQRRYQKVIEFAPSFGLKQKTKNALYNYAIKICKAVNYNNIGTVEFLVDDDDSIYFIEVNPRIQVEHTVTEVITNIDLVKTQLFIAGGYKLEDQQIKIANQESVKINGYALQCRVTTEDPQNDFKPDYGTITTYRSASGFGIRLDAGSVYQGVTISPFFDSMLVKVTANSRTLDGACRKIRRALAEFRIRGVKTNMLFLDNILKHKTFRQGEVTVNFIKNNPDLFIFKAPRNRATKLVTYLGDIIVNGNSDVKKIDATKTFIKPKVPKIITNRNHPEGTKDVLTKLGPDKFSKWLKAEKKVHFTDTTMRDAHQSLLATRMRTYDMLKVAEGYTKNNPEIFSMEVWGGATFDVCMRFLQENPWERLRLLRKAMPNVLLQMLIRGSNGVGYTAYPDNLIEKFVVSSWENGVDIFRIFDSLNWIKSLAPCIEYVRTKTQGLAEGSICYTGDLLDPKNTKYNLKYYTTLAKDIENAGAHILAIKDMAGLLKPYAAFELISALKQEINIPIHLHTHDTSSIQSATYLKAIEAGVDVLDVALGGLSGLTSQPNFNSMVEMLKFHERENPMNTDSLNEYSNYWESVREYYYPFESGLKAGSGEVFKHEIPGGQYSNLKPQAQALGLEDRFYEITKMYRDVNLLFGNIVKVTPSSKVVGDMAQYLVSNNLTVQDVLEKGDTISFPQSVVSFFRGDLGQPVGGFPKDLQKLILKDEKPYSNRPNAHLEPIDFDKEYKEFRKIFENDLGRAIDFTDFLSYKLYPKVFTDAFNKHTKYDNLMNLPTKNFFYGMERGEEIIVELDKGKTLLITLESVSKANKDGLVNVYFRVNGQSRSVKIKDKSIKVEKVENLKADKTNSKEIGAPLQGLLSTILVKKGEEIKKNQPLFIIEAMKMETTITATENTTINKIVLKAGVMVNSEDLVLITE; encoded by the coding sequence ATGAAAATTAAAAAAGTACTTGTAGCAAATAGAGGTGAGATTGCCATAAGAATTTTTAGAGCTTGTACAGAAATTAGCTTAAAAACTGTAGGTATTTATACTTTTGAAGACAGGTATTCTTTGCACAGATATAAGGCAGACGAATCGTACCAAATTGGAGAAGATAACGAACCCTTAAAACCTTATTTAAATAGTGATGAAATTATTAGAGTCGCTTTAGAATGTGGTGCAGATGCAATTCACCCTGGTTATGGTTTTCTTTCAGAAAATGCAGAATTTGCCAGAAAATGTAATGAAAATAACATCATTTTTGTGGGACCAAAAGTATCTGTTTTAAAATCTCTGGGAGACAAAATTACTGCTAAAAAAGTTGCTTTAGATAACAACATTCCTATTATTAACAGCAATAAAAAAGTGTTAGATTCTATTGAAACAGCTTTAAGTGAAGCTAAAGTAATTGGCTACCCTGTTATGCTGAAAGCGGCTTCTGGAGGTGGTGGAAGAGGAATGAGAGTTATTAGAGGCCCAGAAGAATTACAAAGCGCTTTTAACGAAAGTAAAAGAGAAGCGTTAAATGCTTTTGGTGATGATACTGTCTTTTTAGAAAAATTTGTAGAAAATCCAAAACATATAGAAATTCAGATTGTTGCAGATAATTTTGGCAATATTGTACATTTATTTGAACGTGATTGTTCTGTACAAAGACGTTATCAAAAAGTAATAGAATTTGCGCCTTCTTTTGGATTAAAGCAAAAAACAAAAAATGCACTTTACAACTACGCTATTAAAATTTGTAAAGCTGTAAATTATAATAATATTGGTACTGTAGAGTTTTTGGTTGATGATGATGATAGCATTTATTTTATTGAAGTAAATCCAAGAATTCAAGTAGAACATACAGTTACAGAGGTTATTACAAATATAGATTTAGTAAAAACACAATTATTTATTGCCGGTGGTTATAAATTAGAAGACCAGCAAATAAAAATTGCGAATCAAGAAAGTGTAAAAATTAATGGATATGCTTTGCAATGTAGAGTTACTACAGAAGATCCACAGAACGATTTTAAACCAGATTATGGCACCATTACAACCTACAGAAGTGCTTCTGGTTTTGGAATTCGTTTAGACGCAGGAAGTGTATATCAAGGTGTTACTATTTCTCCATTTTTCGATTCTATGTTGGTAAAAGTTACTGCAAATAGTAGGACTTTAGATGGTGCTTGTAGAAAAATCAGAAGAGCTTTAGCTGAATTTAGAATCAGAGGAGTAAAGACAAATATGTTGTTTTTAGACAATATCCTAAAACATAAAACTTTTAGACAAGGAGAAGTAACTGTTAACTTCATTAAAAATAATCCTGATTTATTCATTTTTAAAGCACCAAGAAATAGAGCTACAAAATTGGTTACGTATTTGGGGGATATTATTGTAAATGGAAATAGTGATGTTAAAAAAATTGATGCTACTAAAACATTTATCAAGCCAAAAGTTCCGAAAATAATTACCAATCGTAACCACCCTGAAGGTACAAAAGATGTACTAACAAAACTAGGTCCAGATAAATTTTCTAAATGGTTAAAAGCAGAAAAAAAAGTTCATTTTACGGATACAACAATGCGTGATGCACACCAAAGTTTATTGGCAACAAGAATGCGAACTTACGATATGTTGAAGGTTGCTGAAGGTTACACAAAAAACAATCCTGAAATTTTTAGTATGGAAGTTTGGGGTGGTGCAACTTTTGATGTTTGTATGCGTTTTTTACAAGAAAACCCTTGGGAGCGTTTACGTTTATTACGAAAAGCAATGCCAAATGTTTTGTTACAAATGTTAATTAGAGGTTCTAATGGAGTTGGCTACACAGCATATCCAGATAATTTAATTGAGAAATTTGTAGTTTCTTCTTGGGAAAACGGAGTGGATATTTTTAGAATTTTCGATTCTTTAAATTGGATAAAATCTTTGGCACCTTGTATAGAATATGTAAGAACAAAAACCCAAGGTTTAGCAGAAGGTTCTATTTGTTATACAGGCGATTTGTTAGATCCAAAAAACACAAAATATAATCTAAAATATTACACAACTTTAGCTAAAGATATCGAAAATGCAGGTGCTCATATTTTGGCAATTAAAGACATGGCTGGTTTGTTAAAACCTTATGCCGCTTTCGAATTAATTAGCGCATTAAAACAAGAAATTAATATTCCTATTCATTTACACACGCACGACACCTCATCAATTCAATCTGCAACTTATTTAAAAGCAATTGAAGCTGGGGTAGATGTTTTAGATGTTGCTTTAGGTGGTTTATCTGGTTTAACATCGCAACCAAACTTTAATTCTATGGTAGAAATGTTGAAGTTCCACGAAAGAGAAAACCCAATGAACACAGATTCTCTGAATGAATATTCTAATTATTGGGAAAGTGTAAGAGAATATTATTATCCGTTTGAATCTGGTTTAAAAGCGGGTTCTGGAGAAGTTTTTAAACATGAAATTCCTGGCGGACAATATTCAAACTTAAAACCACAAGCACAAGCTTTAGGTTTAGAAGATCGTTTTTATGAAATCACGAAAATGTACAGAGATGTAAATTTACTTTTTGGAAATATCGTAAAAGTAACACCAAGTTCTAAAGTTGTTGGAGATATGGCGCAATATTTAGTAAGTAATAATTTAACAGTGCAAGATGTTTTAGAAAAAGGAGATACCATTTCTTTTCCACAATCTGTAGTTAGTTTTTTTAGGGGAGATTTAGGGCAACCTGTTGGTGGTTTTCCAAAAGATCTTCAAAAACTAATTTTAAAAGATGAAAAGCCTTATTCAAACAGACCAAATGCACATTTAGAACCAATCGATTTTGATAAAGAATATAAAGAATTCAGAAAAATCTTTGAAAATGATTTAGGAAGAGCCATCGATTTTACAGATTTCCTGTCTTATAAATTATATCCAAAAGTATTTACAGATGCTTTTAATAAGCACACGAAATATGATAATTTAATGAACTTGCCTACTAAAAATTTCTTCTACGGAATGGAAAGAGGCGAAGAAATTATTGTAGAATTAGACAAAGGAAAAACACTTTTAATTACTTTAGAATCGGTATCTAAAGCAAATAAAGACGGTCTTGTTAATGTTTATTTTAGAGTAAATGGACAAAGCAGGTCTGTAAAAATAAAAGATAAGTCTATTAAAGTAGAAAAAGTAGAAAATTTAAAAGCAGATAAAACAAATTCTAAAGAAATTGGTGCGCCATTGCAAGGTTTATTATCTACAATTTTGGTAAAAAAAGGAGAAGAAATCAAGAAAAACCAACCTTTGTTTATTATTGAAGCGATGAAAATGGAAACCACAATTACTGCTACAGAAAATACAACTATTAATAAAATTGTTTTAAAAGCTGGAGTAATGGTAAATTCTGAAGATTTGGTTTTAATTACTGAATAA
- a CDS encoding purine-nucleoside phosphorylase, which produces MNKQQQLQETIDFLKSNGITKPEIGIVLGTGLGKLVDEISVELEITYADIPHFPQATVEFHSGKLIYGELSGKKVLVMSGRFHLYEGYNAWEVTYGIRTMHGLGIKNLLISNAAGAINLDYKKGDLMLINDHINLQGTSPLAFNGANNFGNIFADMLEPYAKEINTKLNLIATEQKIQLHEGVYASVLGPQLETRAEYRMLQILEADAVGMSTVPEVIVAKQLNLPCAAISVLTDECDPKNLQPVDIAEIIAVAGEAEPKMIALFKEVIKVL; this is translated from the coding sequence ATGAACAAACAACAACAATTACAAGAAACAATCGATTTTTTAAAATCAAATGGAATTACAAAACCAGAAATAGGTATTGTTTTAGGAACCGGTTTGGGAAAATTGGTTGATGAGATTTCCGTTGAACTAGAAATTACGTATGCAGATATTCCACATTTTCCACAAGCAACTGTAGAGTTTCATTCGGGAAAATTAATTTATGGAGAATTATCGGGCAAAAAAGTACTGGTAATGTCTGGTCGTTTTCATTTATATGAAGGGTATAATGCGTGGGAAGTTACTTACGGAATACGAACCATGCATGGTTTAGGAATTAAAAACTTATTAATTTCGAATGCAGCTGGTGCCATAAATCTCGATTATAAAAAAGGCGATTTAATGTTGATTAATGACCATATTAATTTGCAAGGAACTTCTCCATTGGCATTTAACGGAGCAAACAATTTTGGAAATATTTTCGCAGACATGCTAGAACCTTATGCTAAAGAAATAAACACAAAATTAAACTTAATTGCTACTGAGCAAAAAATTCAATTACATGAAGGTGTCTATGCAAGTGTTTTAGGGCCACAATTAGAAACCAGAGCAGAATACAGAATGCTACAAATCTTAGAAGCAGATGCTGTTGGAATGAGCACTGTACCCGAAGTTATTGTTGCCAAACAATTAAACTTGCCTTGTGCTGCGATTTCTGTTTTAACAGACGAATGTGATCCTAAAAATTTACAGCCTGTAGATATTGCTGAAATTATTGCAGTTGCTGGGGAAGCAGAACCAAAAATGATTGCACTTTTTAAGGAAGTAATTAAGGTATTATAA
- a CDS encoding metallophosphoesterase family protein, giving the protein MDQEIKHLGKLSGKTLVFGGVYSNLQALEALKQVAEKEHIPPENCICTGDIVGYCAQPEETVQLLKLWGVHSIVGNVEIQLRENAADCGCDFREGSRCDGFSQLWYPYAQSKLSENSLDFLKTIPNHITFEYAKKRVTVVHGSYFNVSEFIFKSTDWAIKEPNFKATKSNVIIGGHCGLPFNHQEKKKLWLNAGVIGMPANDGNPTVWYVILDDSNNSFNFTHKTLAYNYKLASKLMQNGLLPEEYSRTIVTGIWDNTEILPPIETGLQGFGIQL; this is encoded by the coding sequence ATGGATCAAGAAATAAAACATTTAGGCAAACTCTCTGGTAAAACACTTGTTTTCGGTGGAGTTTACAGTAATTTACAAGCGCTAGAAGCTTTAAAACAAGTTGCTGAAAAGGAACATATTCCGCCAGAAAACTGCATTTGTACTGGCGATATTGTAGGTTATTGTGCACAACCAGAAGAAACTGTACAATTATTAAAATTATGGGGTGTACATAGCATTGTTGGAAATGTAGAAATTCAGTTACGAGAAAATGCAGCAGACTGTGGTTGCGATTTTAGAGAAGGCTCTAGATGTGATGGTTTTTCTCAACTTTGGTATCCTTATGCGCAAAGTAAATTATCTGAAAATTCGTTGGATTTTTTAAAAACAATTCCCAATCATATTACATTTGAATATGCAAAAAAACGAGTAACTGTTGTGCATGGTTCTTATTTTAATGTATCCGAATTTATTTTTAAATCTACAGATTGGGCAATAAAAGAACCCAATTTTAAAGCAACAAAAAGTAATGTTATTATTGGCGGACATTGTGGTTTGCCTTTCAATCATCAAGAAAAAAAGAAACTTTGGTTGAATGCTGGAGTTATTGGAATGCCAGCAAATGATGGAAACCCAACTGTTTGGTATGTAATTTTAGACGATTCCAATAATAGTTTTAACTTTACACATAAAACATTAGCATACAATTACAAATTAGCCAGTAAATTAATGCAAAATGGTTTGCTTCCTGAAGAATATTCGAGAACAATTGTTACAGGAATTTGGGATAATACAGAAATTTTACCACCTATAGAAACTGGTTTGCAAGGTTTTGGTATTCAGTTGTAA
- a CDS encoding sterol desaturase family protein yields the protein MNKYIDLIKNSYSDYWNYLRNSVLMELNWENYFYGLLIISLVVWGLEAIFPWRKNQSLFRKDFWLDTFYMFFNFFLLNLIVLIALSNSAAEIFNDVLAFVGLSVTDFQLLEINKLPFFARIFIFFIVVDFVQWWTHRLLHRSEFLWNFHKVHHSVKEMGFAAHLRYHWMEPVVYNSLRYIPLAIIGGFSAQDVAFVHFFNITIGHLNHANINWDYGWLKYILNNPKMHIWHHSKELPEERKYGVNFGLTLSLWDYIFKTDYIPHSGKDIELGFNGDEDFPKGFLKQELYPLSKK from the coding sequence ATGAACAAATACATAGACCTCATAAAAAACTCGTATTCCGATTATTGGAATTATCTTAGAAATTCTGTTTTAATGGAATTGAACTGGGAGAATTATTTTTATGGTTTATTAATTATTTCTTTAGTTGTTTGGGGCTTAGAAGCTATTTTTCCTTGGCGTAAAAACCAATCTTTGTTCCGAAAAGATTTTTGGTTAGACACATTTTATATGTTTTTTAATTTCTTTTTATTGAACTTAATTGTATTGATTGCCTTATCTAATTCTGCTGCCGAAATTTTTAATGATGTTTTAGCATTTGTTGGTTTATCTGTTACCGATTTTCAATTGTTAGAAATTAATAAACTCCCTTTTTTCGCAAGGATTTTTATCTTTTTTATTGTGGTAGATTTTGTACAATGGTGGACACACAGATTATTGCACAGGTCTGAATTTCTTTGGAATTTCCACAAAGTGCATCATTCTGTAAAAGAAATGGGGTTTGCTGCACATTTGCGTTATCATTGGATGGAACCTGTAGTTTACAATTCTTTACGATACATTCCTTTGGCGATTATTGGAGGTTTTTCTGCACAAGACGTGGCTTTTGTCCATTTTTTTAACATAACCATTGGGCATTTAAATCACGCAAATATTAATTGGGATTATGGTTGGCTAAAATACATTCTAAACAACCCGAAAATGCACATTTGGCATCATTCTAAAGAATTGCCAGAAGAAAGAAAATATGGCGTAAACTTTGGGCTTACATTAAGTCTTTGGGATTATATTTTTAAAACGGATTATATTCCACATTCTGGAAAAGATATCGAATTGGGTTTTAATGGTGATGAGGATTTTCCAAAAGGTTTTTTAAAGCAAGAATTGTATCCTTTGAGCAAAAAGTAA